A region from the Vanacampus margaritifer isolate UIUO_Vmar chromosome 5, RoL_Vmar_1.0, whole genome shotgun sequence genome encodes:
- the LOC144051959 gene encoding uncharacterized protein LOC144051959, with protein sequence MDKTAKMSAIQTVLQRCDPNLPAWRVEGEELDPAGEKLLFLQDRRRVQKVVWRQLFVLDSMMCELESLQSAQQLLTQPSPPQSEGKARGHWKALKAESRTTAQNTEELVDTLQQNIIDKRHKVTQLLQQLQAKKQQREDLQANLNEAHKALQVHDGQLTQLRAELDAELGRVTAWQRSREAFQSYVAAVQEVAHVSLLSFNQSKVSLELRPRPCANVTLTSNDLEPLKVSIIWNQDDRFTLRIDPASPVSLLQEDMSGRPTELSAALVEVVENYVGQADLLTEIQSLRSSFAVDWRPAQRVLVYLKSASILCHLEVERGYPNGGAVRLRDVERDGQLLDTTALQSQNPNDSLIGWVTFLCSTHLI encoded by the exons atgGACAAGACAGCAAAAATGTCAGCGATTCAAAC CGTGTTGCAGCGCTGTGACCCCAACCTCCCGGCATGGCGTGTTGAGGGGGAGGAGCTGGACCCTGCAGGAGAGAAACTCCTCTTCCTCCAG GACAGGCGGCGTGTGCAGAAGGTTGTGTGGCGTCAGCTGTTTGTTCTGGACTCCATGATGTGTGAGCTGGAGAGCCTTCAGTCTGCCCAGCAACTGCTGACACAGCCAAGTCCTCCACAGTCAG AGGGCAAAGCTCGAGGCCACTGGAAGGCTTTGAAGGCGGAGAGCAGGACGACAGCGCAGAATACGGAGGAGCTAGTCGACACGCTGCAACAAAACATCATCGATAAACGACACAAAGTCACACAACTACTGCAACAGTTGCAAGCCAAG AAGCAGCAGCGTGAAGACTTGCAGGCAAACTTGAACGAGGCCCACAAAGCGTTGCAGGTGCACGATGGTCAGCTGACTCAGCTGAGGGCGGAGCTCGATGCGGAGCTGGGACGTGTGACCGCCTGGCAGCGTTCCAGAGAGGC CTTTCAGTCGTACGTTGCGGCCGTGCAAGAGGTGGCGCACGTCAGCCTGCTGTCCTTCAACCAATCAAAGGTGTCTCTGGAGCTGAGGCCACGCCCCTGCGCCAACGTGACCCTGACGTCCAATGATCTGGAGCCGTTGAAGGTGTCAATCATCTGGAACCAGGATGACCGCTTTACACTTAGGATTGATCCG GCGAGCCCAGTGAGCCTGCTGCAGGAAGACATGTCAGGCCGCCCCACCGAGCTCAGCGCCGCCCTGGTGGAGGTAGTGGAGAACTACGTGGGTCAGGCCGACCTGCTGACCGAGATCCAGAGTCTGAGATCTAG ctttgCCGTCGATTGGCGACCCGCTCAGCGCGTGCTGGTGTACCTCAAGTCTGCGTCGATTTTGTGCCACCTGGAAGTAGAGAGAGGATACCCCAACGGCGGAGCTGTACGCCTGCGAGATGTAGAAAGAGACGGACAGCTACTGGACACCACCGCACTGCAG